From a region of the Bdellovibrio bacteriovorus genome:
- the acpP gene encoding acyl carrier protein yields MAIHPKVKDIIVEQLGVDPDKVKPEASFIDDLGADSLDIVELVMAMEEEFDLEIPDEDAEKLKTVQDVASYLEKKGKA; encoded by the coding sequence ATGGCAATTCATCCAAAAGTAAAAGACATCATCGTTGAGCAATTAGGCGTAGATCCAGATAAAGTGAAGCCTGAAGCTTCTTTCATCGACGACCTAGGTGCAGACAGCCTTGATATCGTTGAACTTGTGATGGCTATGGAAGAAGAATTCGATCTTGAAATTCCAGACGAAGACGCTGAGAAGTTGAAAACTGTTCAAGACGTAGCTTCTTACCTTGAGAAAAAAGGAAAAGCTTAA
- a CDS encoding ABC transporter permease, protein MKRFLPAVISFIVLTLLLELAVQKGLISDTLIPAPTSVLKTLQEMHEDFATAFQETLFNVLAGLALSILIGNLIAFVFSLSDLLKRAILPFAVFFQTVPIIAIAPLLVIYFGFGAPTVIASSFIVSLFPIIANTLMGLESASESQKDLFRIYHASRLQMLLKLRIPSAYSYIYSGLKISTGLSIIGAIAGEFVGGGGLGALIDSARTQQRVDIVFAALLLLSLMGLLFMGTLTAAHKLIVLRRPFASSSQE, encoded by the coding sequence ATGAAACGCTTTCTTCCTGCAGTGATAAGCTTCATTGTTCTTACTTTGCTTTTAGAACTGGCCGTTCAAAAAGGTCTTATAAGTGATACTTTAATTCCTGCACCAACATCTGTTTTAAAAACACTTCAAGAAATGCATGAGGACTTTGCAACCGCATTTCAAGAAACTCTTTTCAATGTTCTTGCTGGACTCGCCTTGAGTATTCTTATCGGCAACTTGATTGCGTTTGTGTTCTCACTTTCAGATCTCTTAAAACGCGCCATTTTACCGTTTGCCGTGTTTTTTCAAACTGTCCCTATTATCGCCATTGCTCCGTTATTGGTGATCTATTTCGGCTTTGGAGCACCGACAGTAATAGCGTCGAGCTTTATCGTCTCGTTGTTTCCGATTATCGCAAACACACTGATGGGTCTAGAAAGCGCCAGTGAATCTCAAAAAGATCTCTTTCGCATTTATCATGCGTCTCGTTTGCAAATGCTTTTAAAACTTCGTATCCCCTCGGCCTATTCTTATATTTATTCTGGACTAAAAATCTCGACTGGTCTTTCCATCATTGGAGCCATCGCGGGGGAGTTTGTCGGCGGTGGCGGCTTAGGTGCTTTGATTGATTCAGCACGCACGCAACAAAGAGTAGACATCGTCTTTGCTGCATTATTATTGTTATCACTCATGGGACTATTATTTATGGGCACGCTGACGGCCGCTCACAAACTCATCGTGTTACGCCGGCCTTTTGCCTCTTCATCACAAGAATAA
- a CDS encoding ABC transporter substrate-binding protein, which produces MKSWLLSLTFLLVSPAFAQTPTSVTLALNWKAEPEFGGFYAAALQGIYKKHGLDVKILEGGSGTPTVQMLANGKVEFAIVSADEIILSQDRNSKNKVKGLFAVYQTSPYIVMSHAEKNYKNLKDVFMSEGILSMQSGLPYYQYLVQKFGKPKVKVVPYAGGVSNFLNDKNFSQQGFITTEPLSAEKAGAKVKTFLIAEEGFNPYLVVIGATEETLSKKPDLVKKFVAASREGWIAYLKDPKDTNKHMATLNKAFDLETFNKAADVQKPLIETKETLGSMSSTRWSTLVQQLKELKLIKTSPKAEDLYMNY; this is translated from the coding sequence ATGAAATCTTGGCTTTTAAGTTTAACTTTTCTTTTAGTCTCCCCGGCTTTTGCGCAAACACCGACTTCAGTCACACTGGCGTTGAATTGGAAAGCAGAACCTGAATTCGGTGGGTTTTACGCGGCCGCCCTTCAAGGGATTTACAAAAAGCATGGTTTAGATGTGAAGATTCTCGAAGGTGGATCTGGCACGCCCACGGTGCAAATGCTTGCAAACGGCAAAGTGGAATTCGCTATTGTCAGTGCTGATGAAATCATTCTTTCTCAAGATCGCAATTCAAAGAACAAAGTCAAAGGTCTGTTTGCTGTCTATCAAACATCACCTTATATCGTGATGAGCCACGCGGAAAAAAATTATAAAAACTTGAAAGATGTTTTTATGAGTGAAGGCATTCTTTCGATGCAGTCGGGTCTACCTTACTATCAATATTTAGTTCAAAAGTTTGGAAAACCCAAAGTCAAAGTAGTTCCCTACGCAGGAGGCGTTAGCAACTTTTTGAACGACAAGAATTTCTCTCAGCAGGGCTTCATCACAACAGAGCCTTTAAGCGCAGAAAAAGCCGGAGCCAAAGTAAAGACATTCTTAATTGCCGAAGAGGGTTTTAATCCCTACCTGGTGGTGATTGGCGCCACCGAAGAAACGCTATCTAAAAAGCCAGATTTAGTTAAAAAGTTTGTCGCAGCTTCGCGTGAAGGATGGATCGCCTATCTGAAAGATCCTAAAGACACAAACAAACACATGGCTACATTGAATAAGGCCTTCGACCTAGAAACATTCAACAAAGCGGCGGATGTTCAAAAACCTTTGATTGAAACAAAGGAAACCTTGGGCTCCATGAGTTCCACTCGCTGGAGCACCTTGGTTCAACAGTTAAAGGAATTAAAGCTTATTAAGACTTCGCCTAAAGCTGAAGATCTTTATATGAATTACTGA
- a CDS encoding beta-ketoacyl-ACP synthase III: MAGMYRSRVSGIGSYLPEKILSNKDLEKMVETNDQWIVERTGIERRHIASEDQATSDLSVIAAKRALEDANLKIEDIDMILVGTVTGDHQMPSTAAYVQAKLGAKNIMAVDLNAACSGFLYGVSIADQFIRTGMYKNVLVIGAEVLSRYMNYKDRETCILFGDGAGAWVVSRAAEGDKNVIESSHLHADGTLAELLILPAGGSRIPQSHEAIDKGLNFMTMKGREIFKNAVRTMALCCQEALEHNKVSPEQVDWIVPHQANKRIIEAVADQFKFPMERVIVYLQETGNTSAASIPLAFDWAVKNGKIKRGQTILLTAFGAGLTSGSILLRY; encoded by the coding sequence ATGGCAGGAATGTATCGATCTCGAGTTTCAGGGATAGGCTCGTATCTACCAGAAAAGATTCTTTCTAATAAAGATCTTGAAAAGATGGTGGAGACAAACGACCAATGGATCGTTGAAAGAACAGGGATCGAACGCCGCCATATCGCATCGGAAGATCAGGCTACATCTGATCTTTCCGTGATCGCCGCTAAAAGAGCTCTTGAAGACGCCAATTTAAAAATCGAAGACATCGACATGATTCTAGTGGGCACCGTGACTGGCGACCATCAGATGCCGTCCACGGCTGCTTATGTTCAAGCAAAGTTGGGCGCTAAAAACATCATGGCGGTGGATTTGAATGCCGCTTGTTCTGGCTTTCTTTATGGTGTCTCTATCGCCGACCAATTCATCCGTACAGGAATGTACAAAAACGTTCTGGTGATCGGTGCTGAAGTTCTTTCTCGCTACATGAATTACAAGGACCGTGAAACTTGCATCCTCTTCGGAGATGGTGCGGGGGCATGGGTTGTCTCTCGTGCTGCGGAAGGCGATAAAAACGTCATCGAAAGTTCTCATCTTCATGCAGATGGAACTTTAGCTGAGCTTTTGATTCTGCCTGCCGGCGGAAGCCGCATCCCTCAATCTCATGAGGCGATTGATAAAGGCCTGAACTTCATGACAATGAAGGGCCGTGAAATCTTCAAAAATGCCGTTCGTACAATGGCGTTGTGCTGTCAAGAAGCTCTAGAGCACAATAAAGTTTCCCCTGAACAAGTTGACTGGATCGTGCCTCACCAGGCCAATAAGCGCATCATCGAAGCTGTTGCGGACCAGTTCAAGTTCCCTATGGAGCGCGTGATTGTTTACCTTCAAGAAACAGGTAACACCTCTGCAGCCTCCATCCCTCTTGCCTTTGATTGGGCAGTTAAAAATGGAAAAATCAAACGGGGTCAGACGATTCTGCTTACCGCTTTCGGTGCAGGTCTTACTTCCGGCAGTATTCTATTGAGGTACTAA
- a CDS encoding site-specific integrase produces MRNALLFQCLLDLGPRVQELLNAKIRDFNPFQATIFIRALKGSRDREIPMAIGLARAVRKFVLDWFGVKDWHLLDPDAKIFNLSYDRAYQIWQFYTPNKEKTMHCLRHTFATNLYRKTKDIKLVQIALGHKNILNTQVYVDFVYAQDSMRALMYGNG; encoded by the coding sequence GTGCGTAACGCGCTGCTATTCCAATGCCTGCTCGATTTAGGCCCTCGCGTGCAAGAACTCTTGAATGCGAAGATCCGCGATTTTAATCCGTTCCAGGCGACGATCTTTATTCGCGCGCTAAAAGGCTCTAGGGATCGCGAAATTCCAATGGCTATCGGACTAGCCAGGGCCGTAAGAAAATTCGTTCTAGACTGGTTTGGCGTGAAAGACTGGCATCTCCTGGATCCAGACGCGAAAATTTTTAATCTGAGTTACGACCGGGCTTACCAGATCTGGCAGTTCTACACTCCGAATAAAGAAAAAACGATGCACTGCTTGCGCCACACTTTTGCGACGAATCTTTATCGCAAAACAAAAGATATCAAGCTTGTGCAGATCGCGCTCGGCCACAAGAACATTCTTAATACCCAAGTGTATGTTGATTTCGTCTATGCGCAAGATTCGATGCGCGCGTTGATGTACGGGAACGGATAA
- the fabF gene encoding beta-ketoacyl-ACP synthase II: MNSRFERPSKPQRRVVVTGVGAVTPLGNTIEDSWSAAKRGQSGIAKITKFDTTGFDVTFAGEVKGFNPDLYVEKKEQKKMDEFIHYSIAASKMALEMAKLELTQDVKDQTGVIIGVGIGGLHTIEETSIKMKEKGPGRISPFFIPAVITNLAAGQVSIALGLKGPNYSITSACASGVHSIGDAVRYIRDGNTEVMLAGGAESTICGLAVGGFASMRALSTRNDAPEKASRPWDKDRDGFVLAEGAAVLCLESLEHAEKRGAKILCEITGYGVSSDAYHMTSPAPEGEGGYRAMKMALEDSGLNASDIQYVNAHGTSTPMGDGLESAAIKRLLGDHAKKVWVSSTKSMTGHALGAAGAIESAFCVMAIRDQVAPPTINLENPSEDCDLDYVPNKAREGKIDNVINNSFGFGGTNASIIFSKLK, encoded by the coding sequence ATGAACTCCCGATTTGAACGTCCATCAAAACCGCAAAGAAGAGTCGTCGTCACTGGCGTGGGCGCAGTCACTCCCCTTGGTAACACCATTGAGGACAGCTGGTCTGCCGCAAAACGTGGGCAATCTGGTATTGCTAAGATCACTAAATTCGATACAACGGGTTTCGATGTTACTTTTGCCGGCGAAGTGAAGGGTTTTAATCCTGATCTTTACGTCGAGAAAAAAGAACAGAAGAAAATGGACGAGTTCATTCACTATTCAATCGCAGCTTCCAAGATGGCTCTTGAAATGGCCAAATTGGAGCTGACTCAAGATGTGAAAGATCAAACGGGAGTCATTATCGGTGTGGGTATCGGTGGTCTTCATACCATCGAAGAAACATCGATCAAGATGAAGGAAAAAGGACCGGGTCGCATCAGTCCTTTCTTCATCCCTGCTGTCATCACCAACTTGGCAGCTGGACAAGTATCTATCGCTTTAGGACTGAAAGGTCCTAACTACTCTATCACTTCAGCCTGTGCTTCTGGCGTTCACTCTATTGGTGATGCTGTTCGCTACATCCGTGATGGAAATACAGAAGTGATGCTTGCGGGCGGAGCGGAAAGCACAATCTGCGGACTTGCTGTCGGCGGTTTTGCTTCTATGAGAGCTCTTTCCACTCGCAATGATGCTCCTGAAAAAGCCAGCCGTCCTTGGGACAAAGACCGTGATGGTTTTGTTCTAGCAGAAGGTGCTGCGGTTCTTTGCCTTGAATCTTTAGAGCACGCTGAAAAACGTGGCGCTAAAATTCTTTGCGAGATCACAGGCTATGGAGTTTCTTCCGACGCTTATCACATGACGTCTCCTGCTCCTGAAGGAGAAGGCGGCTACCGTGCGATGAAAATGGCCTTAGAAGATTCAGGTCTGAACGCTTCTGACATTCAGTATGTAAACGCGCACGGCACAAGCACTCCTATGGGTGATGGTCTTGAGTCGGCCGCGATCAAACGCCTTTTGGGCGATCACGCGAAGAAGGTCTGGGTTTCTTCTACGAAATCTATGACAGGTCACGCGTTGGGTGCAGCAGGTGCGATTGAATCTGCTTTCTGCGTGATGGCGATTCGCGATCAAGTGGCTCCACCGACGATCAATTTAGAAAACCCAAGCGAAGACTGTGATTTGGACTATGTTCCTAATAAAGCTCGTGAAGGTAAGATTGATAATGTTATCAACAATAGCTTCGGTTTCGGCGGAACAAACGCGTCGATTATATTCTCAAAACTAAAATAG
- a CDS encoding 2OG-Fe(II) oxygenase family protein: MIKTLFPTFVYYSPLAVKGQPKLLKELKDEAYKFAEIDEEGQAWSKKNYKGGYTSYGSLAQLHRYSSTFETLEKEINKHVRKFVKHLEMDIDPKELRMSSCWVNIMPTDVIHTMHIHPLSVISGTYYVQTPKNCSSIKFEDPRLDSFMASPPRKHNAKDHNQRHYSLAPQEGHVVLFESWLRHEVPKNDAHKERISISFNYDWV; this comes from the coding sequence ATGATCAAAACTTTGTTCCCCACATTCGTTTATTACTCCCCTTTAGCTGTGAAGGGGCAGCCAAAACTTCTTAAAGAACTTAAAGACGAGGCGTATAAATTTGCCGAAATCGACGAGGAGGGACAGGCTTGGTCTAAAAAGAATTATAAGGGCGGTTACACTTCTTATGGTTCTTTAGCGCAATTGCATCGCTACTCTTCGACATTTGAAACACTGGAAAAAGAAATCAACAAACACGTTCGCAAATTCGTAAAGCATCTTGAGATGGATATTGACCCAAAAGAATTAAGAATGAGCTCCTGCTGGGTGAATATCATGCCGACGGATGTGATTCATACCATGCACATCCATCCGCTTTCAGTGATCAGCGGCACTTATTATGTTCAAACGCCGAAAAACTGTTCTTCAATTAAGTTTGAAGACCCACGTCTGGATTCATTCATGGCGTCCCCGCCACGCAAGCACAATGCGAAAGACCATAACCAACGCCATTATTCTTTAGCACCTCAAGAAGGTCATGTGGTGTTGTTTGAAAGCTGGCTCCGTCATGAAGTTCCTAAAAACGACGCCCACAAAGAACGCATCAGCATCAGCTTTAATTACGACTGGGTGTAA
- the rpmF gene encoding 50S ribosomal protein L32, with product MPTPKKKTSRSRRDMRRSHDGLSAPAVAVEKKTGELVRPHRASKGADGALYYKGKQISAAK from the coding sequence ATGCCAACTCCTAAGAAGAAAACGTCTCGCTCTCGCCGTGACATGCGCCGCTCTCATGACGGTCTATCTGCTCCTGCAGTAGCTGTTGAAAAGAAAACTGGCGAGCTAGTACGCCCTCACCGTGCATCTAAAGGTGCTGACGGTGCATTGTACTACAAAGGCAAACAAATCAGCGCAGCTAAGTAA
- a CDS encoding transglycosylase SLT domain-containing protein, with protein MIEWVIIGGILYMGSGDKKTAVTNKDFKRFDPLLKKYASQFGLDFHLMRAICMKESTFGYHPRVARGLAAPSDVEGSKSEDGKSWGVMQVTVPTARDYDTSATAEKLNNPEYCIRIAAQYLAWLSLRFPVTDPRRTEWMIKAYNQGLGNTNKERNGTISKGFANDYFNLVVGFYKQSKEGTI; from the coding sequence ATGATCGAGTGGGTTATCATCGGAGGAATTTTATATATGGGCAGCGGTGACAAAAAAACGGCCGTAACAAACAAAGATTTCAAGCGATTCGATCCGCTTCTAAAAAAGTATGCCTCTCAATTCGGTTTAGATTTTCATCTCATGCGTGCAATTTGCATGAAAGAAAGTACGTTCGGCTATCACCCACGCGTGGCGCGCGGTCTCGCGGCACCTTCCGACGTTGAGGGCTCGAAATCGGAGGACGGGAAATCTTGGGGCGTAATGCAAGTCACTGTTCCCACGGCTCGCGATTACGACACAAGTGCGACGGCCGAAAAACTCAACAACCCAGAGTATTGCATTCGCATCGCTGCTCAGTATCTCGCATGGCTTAGCTTGCGTTTCCCGGTTACGGATCCACGTCGCACCGAGTGGATGATTAAGGCTTACAATCAAGGCCTGGGAAACACAAATAAAGAGCGTAACGGAACGATCTCTAAAGGTTTCGCCAACGACTACTTCAATTTGGTTGTTGGATTTTACAAACAAAGCAAGGAAGGCACAATATGA
- the fabD gene encoding ACP S-malonyltransferase: MFTLAFPGQGSQQPGMGRFLFDNFKIAQETFEEGSEALKQDMKKLCFEGSEADLALTENTQPALLLVSTATQRVLRNEFNLKVSAAAGHSIGEYAALVAADVIRFDQGMRAVRTRGQAMQSAVPVGKGGMVAVLGLEPDQVETLCNYVVKNSGVGPLSPANFNSPGQIVISGSQAAINWLKDNFKPEVIFADAPKRAKLIPLTVSAPFHCEMMKPAEDKMREVLTAMEFNKAAFPIIQNFHAKSETEGSVLRENLIRQVSAPVRWTQSMETLKAMGHSQIIECGAGKVLQGLLKKIDGDYFKVMTTTSMEDIKNIEDFLKASSH; the protein is encoded by the coding sequence ATGTTTACATTAGCATTTCCTGGACAAGGCAGCCAACAACCTGGCATGGGCCGTTTTTTGTTTGATAACTTCAAAATCGCTCAAGAGACTTTCGAAGAAGGCTCTGAAGCTTTGAAGCAAGACATGAAAAAACTGTGCTTTGAAGGCAGTGAAGCAGATCTTGCTTTGACGGAAAACACTCAACCCGCTTTGCTTTTGGTATCAACAGCTACGCAAAGAGTTTTGCGTAATGAATTTAATTTGAAAGTTTCTGCAGCAGCTGGTCACTCTATTGGTGAATACGCGGCTTTAGTTGCGGCTGATGTGATTCGTTTTGATCAAGGCATGCGCGCCGTTCGCACTCGTGGACAAGCTATGCAATCGGCTGTTCCTGTTGGTAAGGGCGGCATGGTTGCCGTTCTTGGCTTAGAGCCCGATCAAGTTGAAACACTTTGCAATTACGTCGTGAAAAATTCCGGGGTGGGTCCACTTTCTCCAGCAAATTTCAACTCTCCGGGACAGATCGTGATCTCAGGATCGCAGGCCGCTATCAATTGGTTGAAAGACAACTTCAAACCAGAAGTTATTTTTGCTGATGCTCCCAAAAGAGCCAAACTTATTCCATTGACGGTGTCAGCCCCATTTCACTGTGAAATGATGAAGCCCGCAGAAGATAAAATGCGCGAAGTGCTGACCGCGATGGAATTCAACAAGGCCGCATTCCCTATTATTCAAAACTTCCATGCTAAATCTGAAACAGAAGGTTCTGTTCTTCGCGAAAATTTGATTCGCCAAGTTTCTGCACCTGTTCGTTGGACTCAAAGCATGGAGACTTTAAAAGCCATGGGTCACTCTCAAATCATCGAATGTGGCGCAGGTAAAGTCCTTCAAGGTCTTCTAAAAAAGATTGATGGTGATTACTTCAAAGTGATGACCACAACAAGCATGGAAGATATTAAAAATATTGAGGATTTTTTGAAAGCTTCGAGTCATTGA
- a CDS encoding DUF177 domain-containing protein, producing MKIKLTEVPEEGRSYSWSTETGEANAVLKDIVGKNHYQTEFFIKPLNSRDFELTGRIVTKSPEVCSRCGIDIDYPVNEKFHEILIPKQDQPRNSKYSKVNHVSDLPTEGPEFSEYENMVFDMGEFLHEIVALAAPFNPACPETVDGKPSDCRIPEEGQLFSYNEEMPTEKPQNPFAVLKNIKLN from the coding sequence ATGAAAATTAAACTGACCGAAGTTCCTGAAGAGGGACGCTCTTATTCTTGGTCCACAGAAACAGGCGAGGCCAATGCCGTTCTGAAGGATATCGTCGGTAAGAATCATTATCAGACTGAGTTTTTCATTAAACCCTTAAATTCTCGCGACTTCGAACTTACGGGCCGTATTGTGACGAAGTCCCCTGAAGTGTGCTCTCGCTGCGGTATCGACATTGATTATCCAGTGAATGAGAAGTTTCACGAGATTCTGATCCCTAAACAAGATCAGCCTCGCAATAGCAAGTATTCAAAGGTGAACCACGTCAGCGATCTTCCAACGGAAGGCCCTGAGTTCTCTGAATACGAAAATATGGTGTTTGATATGGGGGAATTCCTTCATGAGATCGTGGCTCTTGCTGCGCCTTTTAATCCAGCATGCCCCGAAACCGTGGATGGAAAGCCTTCGGATTGCAGAATTCCCGAGGAAGGACAGCTCTTTAGCTACAATGAAGAGATGCCTACAGAAAAGCCTCAGAACCCTTTTGCGGTTCTAAAGAATATCAAACTCAATTAA
- the fabG gene encoding 3-oxoacyl-[acyl-carrier-protein] reductase yields the protein MSGKSLQGKKIVVTGGSRGIGAAIVKLLAEEGAQVAFTYSSREEAAQQVAHTLPGEGHFYIKMDIANETSVNEAVEHILEKWPEVDGVVNNAGITKDQLLLRMKAEDFDSVINTNLRGTFLVTKAFTKPMMKSRKGSIVNITSIIGEIGNAGQANYAASKAGTIAFAKSVAQELASRNIRVNNVAPGFIGTEMTEVLSEDVKAKMMEKIPLAKIGEGTDVAQAVRFLLSDESKYITGHTLDVNGGMHMN from the coding sequence ATGAGTGGAAAATCTCTTCAAGGAAAGAAAATCGTTGTAACTGGCGGTAGCCGCGGCATTGGAGCTGCTATCGTAAAACTTCTTGCGGAAGAAGGCGCTCAAGTGGCGTTCACTTATTCTTCGCGCGAAGAAGCCGCTCAACAAGTTGCTCACACTCTTCCGGGTGAAGGTCATTTCTACATCAAAATGGATATCGCAAACGAAACTTCCGTGAACGAAGCCGTTGAACACATTTTGGAAAAATGGCCTGAAGTCGATGGCGTGGTAAATAACGCTGGCATCACTAAAGACCAACTTCTTCTGCGTATGAAAGCGGAAGATTTTGACTCTGTTATCAATACAAATCTTCGTGGCACTTTCCTAGTTACGAAAGCTTTCACTAAACCGATGATGAAATCCCGCAAAGGTTCCATCGTAAATATCACTTCGATCATTGGTGAAATTGGAAATGCCGGACAGGCCAACTACGCCGCTTCTAAAGCCGGAACTATCGCGTTTGCGAAATCCGTGGCTCAAGAGCTTGCCTCACGCAATATCCGCGTGAACAACGTAGCTCCTGGATTTATTGGAACCGAAATGACAGAAGTTCTTTCTGAAGACGTTAAAGCCAAAATGATGGAGAAAATCCCTCTGGCTAAAATCGGCGAAGGAACAGACGTTGCCCAAGCCGTTCGATTCCTTCTCAGTGACGAATCGAAATACATCACAGGGCACACTCTGGATGTAAACGGTGGAATGCATATGAATTAA
- a CDS encoding ABC transporter ATP-binding protein yields the protein MSEGLGIEIKELHKSFQKREVIHNLDLKIEPGSFVSLVGPSGCGKSTLLRLIAGLEKPTKGEVSLSPSGKNIFSFVFQEANLLPWRSVFENVALPFELSDDLKKISADEKSNCIRAALKKVHLEDSENLFPHELSGGMKMRVSLARALVNQPRLLLMDEPFAALDENTRFEMQNQLLELWKKEKMTIVFVTHSLFESTYLSERIIMLKGPGAKKVVDQKVELPANRTEELRTSENLNHIVRSISARFKE from the coding sequence ATGAGCGAAGGCTTGGGTATTGAAATCAAAGAACTTCACAAAAGCTTTCAAAAGCGTGAAGTGATTCATAATCTCGATCTGAAGATTGAACCCGGCTCCTTTGTTTCCCTCGTCGGCCCTTCGGGTTGTGGCAAATCCACCCTGCTGAGACTGATCGCAGGTCTAGAAAAACCAACAAAAGGGGAGGTGAGCCTCTCCCCGTCTGGCAAAAATATTTTTAGCTTCGTCTTTCAAGAGGCCAACCTGCTTCCTTGGCGCAGTGTTTTTGAAAACGTCGCTCTGCCGTTTGAGCTTAGTGATGATTTAAAAAAAATCTCTGCCGACGAAAAATCAAATTGCATCCGTGCGGCACTTAAAAAAGTTCACCTGGAAGACAGCGAAAATCTTTTTCCTCATGAATTGTCTGGCGGAATGAAAATGCGTGTTTCGTTAGCGCGGGCTTTAGTCAACCAACCTCGACTTTTGTTGATGGATGAACCTTTTGCCGCCCTGGATGAAAACACGCGCTTTGAAATGCAAAATCAGCTTCTAGAATTGTGGAAGAAAGAAAAAATGACGATCGTGTTTGTCACTCATTCTTTGTTTGAATCCACTTATCTTTCTGAGCGAATTATTATGTTAAAAGGACCTGGTGCAAAAAAAGTCGTCGATCAAAAAGTGGAACTTCCTGCCAATCGCACTGAAGAGCTTCGCACGTCGGAAAACTTAAACCATATTGTTAGAAGTATTTCGGCGAGGTTTAAAGAATGA
- a CDS encoding RpiB/LacA/LacB family sugar-phosphate isomerase — MVVYIGCDHAGLDLKLKVMAAFPDLQWKDLGTHTPDSIDYPDYADKVCKNIVEVELQNKKNGVQDSLEGPALGILICGSGQGMAIRANRYPQVRAALCWDEDVARLSREHNNANILCMGARFIAPNLAVKMIKAFLETKFAGGRHQNRVNKLELPC, encoded by the coding sequence ATGGTTGTGTACATAGGTTGTGATCACGCAGGGTTGGATTTAAAACTGAAAGTGATGGCAGCCTTCCCCGACCTTCAATGGAAGGACTTAGGGACACACACGCCCGATTCTATCGATTATCCCGATTACGCTGACAAAGTTTGCAAAAACATTGTTGAAGTAGAACTTCAAAACAAGAAAAACGGAGTTCAAGATTCACTTGAAGGTCCTGCTCTGGGTATTTTGATCTGCGGATCAGGCCAAGGCATGGCGATTCGTGCGAATCGTTACCCGCAAGTGCGTGCAGCCCTCTGCTGGGACGAAGATGTTGCTCGTCTTTCAAGGGAACATAATAACGCGAACATTCTTTGTATGGGGGCTCGTTTCATTGCGCCTAATTTGGCCGTGAAAATGATCAAGGCTTTCTTAGAAACTAAGTTTGCTGGCGGCCGACATCAAAACCGCGTCAATAAACTCGAACTTCCCTGCTAA
- a CDS encoding tyrosine-type recombinase/integrase — protein MASAAPRYQLNKNKYLLAPESERLRKILTDFEDRDPRNCLMIWVGLRTGARAQEILNIQRSDLNPYDETVFIRGLKSSNDREIPLHSQLFSKLHRFAENQGGTKVFPITYDRLYQVWQLYRPVPKKFHALRHTFAIELYQKTKDLRLVQVALGHRNITNTMVYADYVYSQQELRKLIL, from the coding sequence ATGGCATCGGCAGCACCTCGGTATCAGCTCAATAAAAACAAATATCTTCTCGCGCCCGAATCAGAACGTTTGCGAAAAATTCTCACAGATTTTGAAGATCGAGATCCCCGCAATTGTTTGATGATTTGGGTGGGATTAAGAACCGGAGCCCGAGCTCAGGAAATTTTGAATATCCAGCGCAGTGATTTGAATCCCTATGATGAAACGGTTTTCATCCGGGGTTTAAAGAGCTCGAATGACCGGGAAATCCCCCTTCATTCGCAGCTTTTTTCTAAACTTCATCGCTTTGCGGAAAACCAAGGCGGAACGAAGGTTTTTCCCATCACCTATGATCGTCTCTATCAGGTCTGGCAATTGTATCGCCCCGTCCCAAAGAAGTTTCACGCTTTGAGGCATACTTTTGCGATCGAGCTCTATCAAAAGACGAAAGATTTGCGCTTAGTTCAGGTGGCTTTAGGACACAGAAATATCACAAACACCATGGTTTACGCGGACTACGTGTACTCCCAACAGGAGCTTCGCAAACTCATCCTTTAA